A genome region from Penicillium psychrofluorescens genome assembly, chromosome: 3 includes the following:
- a CDS encoding uncharacterized protein (ID:PFLUO_005038-T1.cds;~source:funannotate), with protein TSEGLDAFLSTVYYSRIRFILQLLPQLTASPLPGHVISIYAGGFEDGTSPGESPIGCPPPSTYGVTGVRKHTSFMKNFMFEELAEKNAGKLSLTHIYPGLVDGPGFYGPEIPPWFGFLWWVLKPLTWLYMTSADDCGDVMTYLATSRYPAKGTTDNRSAGGVEVAKSTQGEPGGGCYAVGQRGDVWAKGKSYAKVRGDGTSKDVWDHTMETLTKIEKENAKTKAP; from the coding sequence CAACGAGTGAAGGCCTCGATGCCTTTCTTTCAACCGTGTACTATTCACGAATCAGattcattctccagctcctgccACAACTGACGGCCTCTCCACTGCCGGGGCATGTCATTTCAATCTATGCCGGAGGATTTGAGGACGGGACCTCACCAGGCGAGTCACCGATCGGCTGCCCTCCACCATCAACGTACGGTGTGACTGGGGTTCGAAAACACACGAGCTTTATGAAAAATTTCATGTTCGAGGAGCTTGCGGAAAAGAATGCTGGGAAGCTCAGCCTGACACATATTTATccgggcctcgtcgatgggCCCGGATTTTACGGGCCTGAAATTCCACCGTGGTTCGGGTTTCTTTGGTGGGTCTTGAAGCCTCTGACATGGCTCTACATGACTTCTGCGGACGACTGCGGCGACGTGATGACGTATCTTGCAACATCACGCTACCCTGCAAAGGGAACCACAGACAATAGATCCGCTGGAGGGGTTGAGGTTGCCAAAAGCACGCAAGGAGAGCCTGGCGGTGGTTGCTATGCCGTCGGGCAAAGAGGAGATGTATGGGCGAAAGGAAAAAGCTACGCGAAGGTTCGCGGGGACGGAACGAGCAAGGATGTCTGGGATCACACCATGGAGACCTTGACGAAGATTGAGAAGGAAAATGCGAAGACTAAGGCGCCCTAA
- a CDS encoding uncharacterized protein (ID:PFLUO_005039-T1.cds;~source:funannotate), with protein sequence MYHYSSPPPGWSAYDYTQSPPISPHYAYYASQFANTYSSPKGTSRRHTRKASYSATKDPSGWYSGYPTGFYEPTPDYGMPPRKHDHVSASFAAQPKYHRYSMNGGPGHFAGDGLGNGSASAQKQPKIFVTVVDDAFDAPCSAYSKPQPGRPDRPQPNSSQPRRTTSTQKKQAADSYFPYHQVPNYEDIESARRSRTRRQSTSTRTPNKPKPAAASKPTLNATDADAARAGIPPGYSIKNWDPTEAPIMLLGSVFDANSLGKWIYDWTVFHHGAATPMADVAGELWLLLIKLAGKVKRADECLPRIHSVEAQEVVEDFLESGERLWARFKKLLKACEHYMWKAAKRESGKKAAVSMGRNAGCEFVESIFGRDRELENTEKLMNSIRLWNMRFDANCEDILRRPSAV encoded by the coding sequence ATGTACCATTACTCCAGTCCACCGCCCGGGTGGTCTGCTTACGACTACACACAGTCGCCTCCAATCTCGCCACACTACGCCTACTACGCCTCTCAGTTTGCCAACACCTACTCTTCACCCAAGGGTACCTCGCGCCGACACACCCGCAAGGCCAGCTACTCGGCCACCAAGGACCCATCCGGATGGTATTCGGGCTACCCAACCGGCTTCTATGAACCCACGCCAGACTATGGCATGCCGCCGCGCAAGCACGATCATGTAAGTGCTTCCTTTGCGGCCCAGCCCAAATACCACCGATACTCCATGAATGGTGGCCCCGGCCATTTCGCGGGGGATGGCCTCGGCAATGGATCCGCCTCGGCGCAGAAACAACCCAAGATCTTCGTGACTGTGGTTGACGACGCATTCGATGCACCGTGTTCCGCCTATTCCAAGCCGCAACCCGGTCGCCCAGACCGTCCCCAGCCGAACTCGAGCCAGCCTCGTCGGACCACGTCGACACAGAAAAAACAAGCCGCTGATTCTTACTTTCCTTACCACCAGGTTCCCAACTACGAGGACATTGAATCAGCTCGACGATCCCGCACCCGGCGCCAATCCACGTCGACTCGAACCCCCAACAAGCCCAAGCCAGCTGCGGCCTCGAAGCCAACGCTCAACGCCACGGATGCGGACGCTGCGCGAGCTGGTATTCCGCCAGGTTATTCCATTAAAAACTGGGACCCTACCGAGGCCCCGATCATGCTTCTGGGCAGTGTTTTCGACGCCAACTCGCTCGGCAAATGGATCTACGACTGGACCGTTTTCCACCACGGGGCCGCAACGCCAATGGCCGACGTCGCCGGTGagctgtggctgctgctgatcaaGCTCGCGGGCAAGGTCAAGCGGGCAGACGAATGTCTGCCACGCATCCACAGTGTGGAGGCCCAAGAAGTGGTCGAGGACTTCCTCGAAAGTGGCGAGAGGCTGTGGGCGCGGTTCAAGAAGCTTCTCAAGGCATGTGAACATTACATGTGGAAGGCCGCTAAGCGAGAAAGTGGCAAGAAGGCGGCAGTGTCGATGGGCCGCAACGCGGGCTGCGAATTCGTCGAATCGATCTTCGGCCGCGATCGCGAGCTCGAAAATACGGAGAAGCTGATGAACAGCATCCGGCTGTGGAATATGCGCTTTGATGCCAACTGCGAAGACATCCTGCGCCGCCCATCAGCCGTgtaa
- a CDS encoding uncharacterized protein (ID:PFLUO_005040-T1.cds;~source:funannotate), producing the protein MKKGSVAFQTPSAADERPSLWHQFLGCFRMRPSDDDEPQSWWIASTAIPLAAAAAGPLANVMSIVALVMPWRSEIISYKEGPAGNAIQQGYPDPHWVTALNAISVACGVVGNVFLLFNFTQSIRYIIALPVSIVLWFLATGILVGLTTAMSIYAPPLGANDVYSQAYWSAVIAACLYFILAIMLMINMLGYFLGRYPQHFALTDDQRTLILQMTAFVLWLLIGAAIFQRVLGISFADALYFCDITVLTLGFGDIVATTPVGRGLVWPYAVVGVITLGLVVSSIHRFASEVHYDNVVRKHIEHKRQSTFERAVTFAVIEAADHDPNVQLKDVLPPALIRDGSDSASRQSQDVPIRDTISALASGRRPKLLVMREEKDRFDAMRAIQYETMRFRRWNDLLLSVIVFAIVWTCGALVFWCLEEDMSYFGGLYFCFCSLLTIGYGDITPTSNAGRPFFVMWSLIAIPTMTMLISKMSDTVVASFKHGTEKIGDWLVLPQSGQYKTFFGHFPCILGFMQKHEEKKRVQSGFQVGVDADTDGNEDAETGNRPPLRERQGSTQSNGRRRSQRASNHPHRTIEELAKAKPSSFELAQQLAFAIRRTTKDASEGERKWYNYEEWVEFSRLIQFTDPRIRPPSPSSAESRRIPGSDGGPIEQEEDEFGVFNWDWIGENSPMLAKQTEPEWVLDRLCESLVRYVSTQETKRAARRGQAADEDEEFTLKKESDLGLIEEDT; encoded by the exons ATGAAGAAGGGATCTGTCGCGTTTCAGACGCCCTCCGCGGCGGATGAGCGCCCGTCGCTATGGCATCAATTCCTGGGTTGCTTCCGCATGAGGCCGtcagacgacgacgagccTCAGTCGTGGTGGATCGCCTCGACTGCTATCCCTTTGGCGgcagccgccgccggccCGCTGGCGAATGTCATGTCCATCGTCGCCCTAGTTATGCCGTGGAGAAGTGAGATTATCTCCTATAAGGAGGGACCTGCAGGGAATGCGATCCAGCAGGGCTATCCGGATCCTCACTG GGTCACCGCATTGAATGCCATTTCGGTCGCTTGTGGTGTGGTGGGTAACgtgtttcttctcttcaactTCACTCAGTCGATTCGTTATATTATCGCATTACCGGTCTCAATCGTTCTATGGTTTCTGGCGACGGGAATT TTGGTCGGACTTACGACCGCCATGTCTATATATGCCCCACCACTTGGAGCGAATGATGTCTACTCACAGGCCTATTGGAGCGCCGTCATCGCCGCATGTCTCTACTTTATACTGGCGATCATGTTGATGATCAACATGCTGGGATATTTCTTGGGCCGATACCCACAACATTTCGCACTCACAGACGATCAGCGCACCCTGATTCTGCAGATGACTGCGTTCGTACTGTGGTTGTTGATTGGTGCCGCCATCTTCCAACGCGTCTTGGGGATATCATTTGCGGACGCTCTATACTTTTGCGATATTACCGTTCTGACACTTGGATTTGGCGACATTGTTGCCACGACCCCAGTTGGAAGAGGTCTCGTCTGGCCATACGCGGTGGTCGGTGTCATCACCTTGGGTTTGGTCGTCAGCAGTATCCATCGATTCGCCAGTGAAGTCCACTACGACAACGTCGTCCGGAAACACATCGAGCATAAACGGCAGTCGACCTTTGAGCGCGCAGTTACATTTGCAGTCATCGAGGCCGCAGACCATGATCCCAATGTCCAATTGAAAGATGTCCTTCCGCCCGCACTTATCCGAGACGGGTCGGATAGCGCGTCTCGTCAATCCCAAGATGTGCCCATTCGCGACACGATCAGTGCACTGGCATCCGGTCGCCGCCCCAAGCTTCTGGTCAtgcgcgaggagaaggatcgaTTCGACGCCATGCGCGCAATCCAGTATGAAACCATGCGTTTCCGCCGGTGGAACGACCTGCTTCTCAGTGTCATCGTGTTCGCCATCGTGTGGACGTGTGGCGCCCTGGTATTCTGGTGTTTAGAGGAGGACATGAGTTATTTTGGGGGACTTTatttctgcttctgctccCTGCTGACAATTGGTTACGGTGACATCACGCCCACATCGAATGCCGGGCGGCCGTTTTTCGTGATGTGGTCGCTCATCGCCATCCCGACGATGACTATGCTCATCTCCAAAATGAGCGACACGGTGGTGGCAAGCTTCAAGCATGGTACTGAAAAGATTGGGGACTGGCTTGTTCTTCCGCAGTCGGGCCAATACAAGACCTTTTTTGGACATTTCCCGTGTATCCTGGGGTTCATGCAGAAGCACGAAGAGAAAAAGCGTGTGCAGAGCGGATTCCAGGTTGGCGTTGACGCCGACACCGACGGAAATGAGGACGCCGAGACAGGAAACCGACCTCCTTTGAGAGAGCGTCAAGGCAGTACTCAGTCCAATGGTCGCAGACGCTCGCAGCGCGCCTCGAATCATCCACACCGCACCATCGAGGAACTAGCCAAGGCCAAGCCTTCGTCATTCGAGTTAGCCCAGCAGCTCGCCTTCGCCATCCGGCGGACAACCAAGGATGCGAGCGAAGGAGAGCGCAAATGGTACAACTATGAGGAATGGGTCGAGTTCTCCCGGCTGATCCAATTCACGGATCCGCGGATCCGGCCGCCTTCTCCCTCGTCGGCGGAGAGTCGGCGGATACCTGGATCAGATGGCGGTCCCATcgaacaggaagaagacgagtTCGGCGTGTTTAACTGGGACTGGATCGGCGAGAACAGTCCCATGCTGGCGAAACAGACAGAGCCTGAGTGGGTTCTAGATCGCCTGTGCGAGAGCCTTGTTCGATATGTGTCGACGCAGGAGACGAAACGGGCTGCGCGCCGCGGGCAAGCCgcggatgaggatgaggagtttaccttgaagaaagagagtgATCTCGGTTTGATCGAAGAGGATACTTGA
- a CDS encoding uncharacterized protein (ID:PFLUO_005041-T1.cds;~source:funannotate), whose translation MTTNIPEIILLCQDADFITAFNTAQQEHWPELPTKLKLTPVNSRLNALDPSVTFDLVVSPANSFGRLDGAFDDAISRAFSPRDDYFALTHAVQLVLYENWRGFAPPGTCTLVQFPAPLEQNSRQCAWVAICPTMREPTNVCWDREVVYECVWSLFCQVERHNRSSDQKISSLLMTPLAVGVGRVSKERWAAQTVLAMKHFVNAVEQPERWSKLEWHEIFDDCNEVKTTWKTEQKR comes from the coding sequence ATGACCACCAATATCCCCGAGATCATCCTGCTCTGCCAGGACGCAGACTTCATCACGGCATTCAACACAGCGCAGCAGGAGCACTGGCCCGAGCTACCAACCAAACTCAAGCTCACCCCAGTCAACTCGCGGCTCAACGCCCTCGACCCCTCAGTGACGTTCGACCTAGTCGTCTCGCCCGCCAACTCCTTCGGTCGTCTGGATGGAGCCTTTGACGACGCCATCTCGCGAGCCTTCAGCCCGCGCGACGACTACTTCGCCCTGACACACGCCGTGCAGCTTGTTCTGTACGAGAACTGGCGCGGCTTCGCGCCGCCAGGCACATGCACACTTGTGCAGTTTCCTGCGCCGTTGGAGCAGAATTCGCGCCAGTGTGCCTGGGTGGCCATCTGTCCCACTATGCGGGAGCCGACGAATGTCTGCTGGGACCGGGAGGTTGTCTACGAGTGTGTCTGGAGTCTGTTCTGTCAGGTGGAGCGCCATAATCGGAGCTCGGATCAGAAAATCAGTAGTCTACTGATGACGCCTTTGGCTGTTGGTGTTGGGAGGGTCAGCAAGGAGCGCTGGGCGGCGCAGACGGTGCTTGCCATGAAACATTTTGTTAATGCGGTTGAGCAGCCGGAGAGGTGGAGTAAGCTGGAATGGCATGAGATTTTCGACGATTGCAATGAGGTAAAGACGACGTGGAAGACGGAGCAGAAGAGGTGA
- a CDS encoding uncharacterized protein (ID:PFLUO_005042-T1.cds;~source:funannotate), which translates to METPLQSVQAEPDLEASPSPELLPKKHQSTIALRWKENLDTANADLVCLLLCFLTGLCDSSAYNAWSCFLGMQTGNTIFLGLGASNQPVTKPWGWLKSLVSIVFFFTGATIFSRAMRKVGALRRGTLFVSFQIQTILIIIAVALIEADLIPHTSADASLDGGPLFLELIPIALLAFQSAGSMTCSRSLGYNEIPTVVLTSVYFDIASDPAIIDKPTTNVKRNRRVGGVVSLLIGAIVGGWLSKSSGGMESALWMAAGLKVVAGCGWLFWKAAPPK; encoded by the exons ATGGAAACCCCCCTGCAGTCTGTGCAGGCAGAGCCTGATCTCGAGGCTAGTCCTTCGCCCGAGTTGCTCCCGAAGAAGCACCAGTCGACGATCGCGCtgcggtggaaggagaacCTGGACACAGCCAATGCCGACCTGGTGTGTCTGTTACTCTGTTTTCTAACGGGCCTGTGTGACAGCAGCGCCTACAATGCGTGGTCGTGTTTCCTGGGAATGCAGACAG GAAACACCATtttcctcggcctcggtgcATCCAATCAGCCCGTAACCAAGCCATGGGGGTGGCTGAAATCCCTGGTGTCGATCGTGTTCTTCTTTACAGGGGCGACGATTTTCTCACGCGCGATGCGGAAGGTCGGCGCCCTCCGACGCGGCACACTATTCGTCTCCTTCCAAATCCAAACCATCCTAATTATTATCGCGGTCGCCCTGATCGAGGCCGACCTCATCCCACATACATCCGCCGATGCGAGCCTTGACGGCGGCCCGCTGTTCCTGGAACTGATCCCCATCGCCCTGCTCGCCTTCCAGTCCGCCGGATCTATGACCTGCAGCCGTTCGCTGGGCTACAACGAAATTCCGACCGTCGTCCTGACCAGCGTCTACTTTGATATCGCCTCCGATCCTGCGATTATCGACAAACCCACGACGAATGTCAAGCGCAATCGCCGTGTCGGCGGTGTGGTGTCGCTGCTTATCGGCGCCATTGTTGGCGGCTGGTTGAGCAAGAGCAGCGGTGGGATGGAGTCGGCATTGTGGATGGCTGCCGGACTCAAAGTCGTCGCTGGCTGTGGCTGGCTGTTCTGGAAGGCAGCGCCTCCAAAATAG
- a CDS encoding uncharacterized protein (ID:PFLUO_005043-T1.cds;~source:funannotate) — translation MPSSKTDTALRFPEADDQKRRLRNVTQDQKSAARSQAQAQSGQQKAENSTTWGPEQLLSTHMSSTGSPVPDPVTFGDGAKAKKKKATDDDADLYEAMTAEFD, via the coding sequence ATGCCCTCATCAAAAACTGACACCGCGCTGCGCTTCCCTGAAGCCGACGACCAGAAGCGTCGCCTGCGTAACGTCACCCAGGACCAGAAATCGGCTGCACGCTCGCAGGCCCAGGCTCAGTCCGGCCAGCAGAAGGCCGAGAACAGCACCACCTGGGGCCCTGAACAGCTGCTAAGTACCCATATGAGCTCCACGGGCAGCCCGGTGCCCGACCCGGTCACCTTTGGTGATGGAGcaaaggcgaagaagaagaaggcgacggatgatgatgcggaTTTGTACGAGGCGATGACTGCGGAGTTTGATTAG
- a CDS encoding uncharacterized protein (ID:PFLUO_005044-T1.cds;~source:funannotate), with protein MALDPRFYHHVGQPTGPGSISSSSSSSSGSSAITGITVPSVASTTASAATLRSTASSPSLRARESVSVGRQDGIASPTPAGNVRVVVRVRTFLPRETQRGAECLIEMDPSTQMTKLQAPKPSPGDQGKPKSQARGKVLEDKSFTFDNSFWSHNEEDEHYAHQEDVYNSLGEEFLDHNFEGYHTCIFAYGQTGSGKSYTMMGTPDQPGLIPRTCEDLFQRIENSPSPDISYNVRVSYFEVYNEHVRDLLVPRTDPPHYLRIRESPSEGPYVKDLTEVTARNYTELMKFMRKGDMSRTTASTKMNDTSSRSHAVFTITLKQIHHDLSTDETTERTARIRLVDLAGSERAKSTEATGQRLREGANINKSLTTLGRVIAALAEPKKARGGRKGKDLVPYRDSILTWLLKDSLGGNSKTAMIACIAPADYEETLSTLRYADQAKHIRTRARVNQDHVSAAERDAQIEEMAETIRTLQLSVSQATANQRATEAQDERLEEYQQKVEKMQRLMEETKMVGECKIRQLQTENEALRMHLKLALESLKNPIPPVTVEEQQPNVVTLADAVQPPSDDQENREGSPPLDADPEPQVWEDEDSFTMDDVSEREAQQMQDRMEDLLGDLSVFKRKLASDHERFRPVERAGTRKRRRALGAIMANNR; from the exons atggcgctggatcCGCGCTTCTACCACCACGTCGGCCAGCCCACCGGGCCTGGTTCGatctcctcttcttcctcttcctcctccggctcgtCTGCCATCACGGGAATCACTGTCCCGAGCGTTGCCTCGACTACCGCTTCCGCTGCCACCCTCAGATCCACCGCGTCCAGTCCCTCCCTGCGAGCAAGGGAGAGCGTATCGGTCGGCCGTCAAGATGGAATCGCCAGTCCGACGCCAGCGGGAAATGTGCGCGTCGTGGTGCGCGTGCGCACATTCCTTCCTCGAG AGACACAACGCGGGGCCGAATGCCTTATCGAGATGGACCCCAGCACACAAATGACCAAACTCCAAGCACCCAAACCCAGCCCAGGAGACCAGGGAAAGCCCAAGTCGCAGGCTCGGGGCAAGGTTTTGGAGGATAAATCATTTACATTTGACAATTCCTTCTGGTCACACaacgaggaggacgagcaTTATGCACACCAAGAGGACGTGTACAATTCTCTCGGCGAGGAGTTCCTGGATCACAACTTCGAGGGATACCACACATGCATCTTTGCGTACGGACAGACCGGATCGGGCAAAAGTTACACAATGATGGGCACCCCGGACCAGCCAGGGCTGATCCCTCGGACCTGCGAAGACCTTTTTCAGCGCATCGAGaactctccttctcccgACATCAGCTACAATGTCCGGGTTTCTTATTTCGAAGTCTACAACGAGCATGTTCGCGACCTCTTGGTGCCTCGAACAGATCCCCCGCACTACCTTCGCATCCGCGAGTCTCCATCGGAAGGCCCATATGTCAAAGATCTGACGGAAGTGACTGCAAGGAACTATACCGAGCTGATGAAATTCATGCGGAAGGGTGACATGTCCCGGACGACGGCTAGCACGAAGATGAATGACACTTCATCTCGCTCGCACGCGGTCTTTACCATTACATTGAAAcagatccaccacgacctcTCCACGGACGAAACCACGGAGCGCACTGCGCGCATCCGGCTGGTAGATCTGGCGGGCTCTGAGCGTGCCAAGTCAACCGAAGCAACAGGCCAACGACTGCGCGAGGGAGCGAATATCAACAAATCACTCACTACTTTGGGACGAGTCATTGCCGCATTGGCAGAACCTAAGAAGGCCCGTGGAGGGCGGAAAGGCAAGGACTTGGTGCCATATCGCGACTCCATTCTCACCTGGTTGCTCAAGGACAGTCTGGGCGGTAATTCCAAGACAGCAATGATTGCGTGTATCGCCCCTGCAGACTACGAAGAGACGTTATCCACGTTGCGCTATGCGGACCAGGCGAAGCATATCCGAACACGGGCCCGGGTGAACCAGGATCATGTGTCGGCGGCAGAACGCGACGCGCAGATTGAGGAAATGGCAGAGACCATTCGCACCCTCCAGCTCAGCGTGAGTCAAGCAACCGCAAACCAGCGCGCCACCGAGGCCCAAGATGAACGACTGGAGGAGTACCAGCAGAAGGTCGAAAAGATGCAGCGCCTCATGGAAGAAACGAAGATGGTCGGCGAGTGCAAAATCCGGCAGCTTCAGACCGAGAATGAAGCCTTGCGCATGCACTTGAAGCTCGCCCTGGAGAGCTTGAAGAATCCCATCCCTCCGGTCACCGTGGAGGAGCAACAGCCCAACGTCGTGACCTTGGCGGATGCAGTTCAGCCTCCGAGTGACGACCAAGAGAACCGCGAAGGTTCCCCTCCCTTGGACGCAGACCCCGAACCGCAGGTAtgggaggacgaggataGCTTCACAATGGACGACGTTAGCGAGCGCGAAGCCCAGCAAATGCAGGACCGCATGGAAGATCTCTTGGGCGACCTCAGCGTTTTCAAACGAAAGCTGGCATCGGACCACGAGCGATTCCGCCCTGTTGAGAGAGCGGGAACTCGGAAGCGACGTCGCGCACTGGGAGCAATTATGGCCAACAATCGCTAG
- a CDS encoding uncharacterized protein (ID:PFLUO_005045-T1.cds;~source:funannotate), with the protein MPPPSSSPTHICLLVKHISSASTMAEPVHPAPTMPFASSSSAPGPAQQSTAENPRQTQTLPIRDSKDANATNSDKAPHKGKDTTASAVGGDGAGDKALSPAELKKKAKAEKTARRAKEKLEREGPAPAVGGAPAAGAGGSQARPSATSKKDGAPGGSQKGQRAPPPRRGSVAAAQHGAAEQQKKRKEDKSVAVFGHLYGQQRRTTIAGAGKEVHPAVLALGLQMRDYVVCGSSARCVATLLAFKRVVESYTTPLGTSLSRHLTAHLSHQITYLSTCRPLSISQGNAIRALKLTIASIDPSTPETSAKATLCDFIDSFIREKITIADKVIADSAAQKISDGDVIVTFAGSSIVKETLLEAHRQGKRFRVSIIDSRPLFEGKNMARALANAGLDVQYSLVHAVSHAIKDATKVFLGAHAMTSNGRLYSRVGTALVAMSAKERAGGVEVPVIVCCETVKFTDRVALDSIVVNEIADADELVSPSPPQQVTDLPDPAAAAATAQSDSNKKGAHRAPSNPSADTPASSSDDSPLTKWKDTPNLQLLNIMYDVTPAEYVDMVVTEMGSLPPSAVPIVHRMSTNM; encoded by the exons AtgccgccgccttcttcctcccccacGCACATCTGCTTGCTCGTCAAACATATCTCCAGTGCCTCGACAATGGCGGAACCTGTGCACCCAGCGCCGACGATGCCCTTCgcgtcttcgtcttccgcaCCGGGCCCGGCTCAGCAATCCACCGCCGAAAACCCTCGGCAGACGCAAACCCTCCCCATCCGCGATTCAAAAGACGCAAACGCGACGAACTCAGACAAAGCCCCACACAAGGGCAAAGATACTACTGCGTCCGCGGTAGGCGGCGACGGTGCTGGAGACAAGGCGCTCTCGCCCGCTGAGCTgaagaaaaaggccaaggctgaAAAGACGGCCCGGCGCgcgaaggagaagctcgaaCGGGAAGGGCCAGCGCCTGCTGTAGGCGGAGCACCAGCTGCGGGCGCTGGTGGAAGCCAGGCTCGTCCCTCGGCTACATCTAAGAAGGACGGTGCTCCCGGAGGGTCGCAGAAGGGCCAGAGGGCTCCCCCGCCGCGGAGGGGGTCTGTGGCAGCTGCGCAGCATGGCGCGgcggagcagcagaaaaagaggaaagaggatAAGAGCGTGGCGGTCTTTGGGCATTTGTATGGCCAGCAGCGCAGAACGACCATCGCCGGAGCTGGCAAGGAGGTACACCCTGCAGTCCTGGCCCTCGGCCTCCAGATGCGAGACTATGTGGTGTGTGGGAGCAGTGCGAGATGTGTGGCCACGCTGCTCGCTTTCAAACGG GTGGTTGAATCCTATACTACTCCTCTAGGTACCTCTCTGTCGCGCCATTTGACGGCCCACCTCTCGCACCAGATCACCTATCTCTCCACATGCCGCCCACTCTCGATCAGCCAGGGCAACGCCATTCGAGCGCTGAAGCTGACCATTGCCTCTATTGACCCGTCCACACCGGAGACAAGCGCCAAGGCGACACTGTGCGACTTTATTGACAGCTTCATCCGTGAGAAAATTACCATCGCCGACAAAGTTATCGCCGACAGCGCAGCCCAAAAGATCTCAGATGGCGACGTGATTGTGACCTTTGCAGGTAGCTCAATCGTTAAAGAGACGCTTCTGGAGGCACACAGGCAAGGCAAGCGCTTCCGGGTATCGATCATCGACTCGCGGCCGTTGTTTGAAGGCAAGAATATGGCTCGCGCACTGGCCAATGCCGGGTTGGACGTGCAGTACTCGCTCGTCCACGCCGTCAGCCACGCGATCAAAGATGCGACCAAGGTCTTCCTGGGCGCGCACGCCATGACCAGTAACGGCCGGCTGTATTCTCGCGTCGGTACTGCGCTGGTCGCCATGTCCGCCAAGGAGCGTGCCGGTGGCGTTGAGGTCCCTGTAATCGTTTGCTGCGAGACGGTCAAGTTCACAGACCGCGTTGCTCTAGACAGCATCGTCGTCAACGAGAttgccgacgccgacgagcTCGTCTCTCCTTCGCCCCCGCAACAAGTCACCGACCTGCCAGACCcggctgctgccgccgctaCTGCGCAGTCCGACTCCAACAAGAAGGGCGCCCATCGTGCGCCTTCCAATCCATCCGCTGATACCcctgcttcctcctctgACGACTCACCTCTCACCAAGTGGAAGGACACTCCCAATCTTCAACTGCTGAATATCATGTACGACGTCACTCCGGCCGAGTATGTCGACATGGTCGTCACGGAGATGGGCAGCTTGCCGCCCAGTGCGGTTCCTATTGTACACCGCATGAGTACGAATATGTGA
- a CDS encoding uncharacterized protein (ID:PFLUO_005046-T1.cds;~source:funannotate), with protein sequence MHQPRLADLFEEFTRPHASPASLAAAASSHNLNSTTSTAQAAAVAAAAAAAAAANSATYGSSSPATIPSFLPIEEIYVPPQYQPSNPEDEDDVVPDQHAAFGITRAMERRRVPIWSDLGLEALVRGQGHGGGSAIGGPGGGGNNNTTTGAGSGPGATLRGSGGGAASAAAPAVRVRSAGRRMGGRRTICLR encoded by the coding sequence ATGCACCAGCCCCGCCTAGCAGACCTCTTCGAAGAATTCACACGCCCCCACGCCTCCCCAGCCTCTCTAGCCGCCGCGGCATCCTCGCATAATCTCAATTCAACTACATCCACCGCGCAAGCCGctgctgtcgccgccgccgccgcagccgcagcggcagcaaaCAGCGCAACCTACGGCTCGTCCTCACCCGCAACAATCCCCTCCTTCCTGCCAATTGAGGAAATCTATGTCCCGCCGCAGTACCAGCCTTCTAACCcggaagacgaggacgatgtcgTGCCTGATCAGCATGCTGCGTTTGGGATCACGCGCGCGATGGAACGGAGGAGAGTGCCTATTTGGAGCGATTTGGGCCTCGAGGCTCTTGTGAGGGGGCAggggcatggtggtgggtCGGCTATTGGTGGtcctggtggtggtgggaataATAACACTACTACTGGTGCTGGGTCGGGGCCTGGGGCTACACTGCGcgggagtggtggtggtgcggcgtcggctgctgcgcctgctgtGAGGGTGAGGAGTGCCGGGAGGCGGATGGGTGGCCGGAGGACTATTTGTCTTCGGTGA